One Castanea sativa cultivar Marrone di Chiusa Pesio chromosome 4, ASM4071231v1 DNA window includes the following coding sequences:
- the LOC142631820 gene encoding uncharacterized protein LOC142631820, with product MENKRKRDENDSDLNSPEPKLTRIDSDNSAESTLRNSENSDLNSPETHLSEEDLLNILDDSDIVTDRDPAIQGLDSVIKSFEEEILVQAPAQAAAPAVFIDQASDSGESQPELGYLLEASDDELGLPPTTSSGEEAKIEAVDFEASSADPEAVGLDGILLGFENEIPSYDSFEFGIGVDSESNLNDNNSEFVALGGLFDYSDQSYDPAGDSELLWRPESLPAL from the coding sequence ATGGAAAACAAAAGGAAGCGGGACGAGAATGATTCGGATTTGAACTCGCCCGAGCCAAAACTTACTCGTATTGACTCGGATAACTCGGCCGAGTCGACTCTTCGTAACTCGGAAAACTCGGATTTGAACTCGCCCGAAACACACCTTTCCGAGGAAGACCTACTCAACATATTAGACGACTCGGACATAGTCACTGACCGTGACCCGGCGATTCAAGGCCTCGACTCAGTGATCAAAAGCTTCGAGGAAGAAATACTGGTTCAAGCTCCAGCGCAGGCCGCGGCGCCGGCGGTGTTTATCGACCAAGCGTCAGACTCCGGCGAGTCCCAGCCGGAGCTCGGTTACCTTCTCGAAGCTTCCGACGACGAACTCGGCCTCCCTCCGACGACCTCCTCCGGCGAGGAAGCGAAAATCGAAGCCGTGGATTTCGAGGCGAGCTCAGCCGATCCAGAAGCCGTTGGATTGGATGGGATCTTGTTAGGGTTCGAGAACGAGATTCCGAGTTACGACTCGTTCGAGTTTGGAATCGGTGTTGACTCGGAGAGTAATTTGAACGATAATAATAGCGAGTTCGTGGCATTAGGAGGTTTGTTTGATTATTCGGATCAGAGCTATGACCCGGCTGGTGATTCGGAGTTGCTGTGGCGACCCGAATCGCTGCCCGCTTTGTAA